Proteins from one Entomospira culicis genomic window:
- a CDS encoding UDP-N-acetylmuramoyl-tripeptide--D-alanyl-D-alanine ligase: protein MILSIQEISKLLHVNNLAAAGTASITSVEIDSRRIEPGALFIALSGAHQDGRIYVEESFKKGAKAAIIGSSDDGFELLAQKEHATKYGCALFVVDDPLKALHILAKWHLQKFPNLKKIAITGSSGKTTVKNLLYSIFSQAFHTHATAGNFNSETGLPLSIFHIEGSHQVTILEMGMNHAGEIADLAQIVEPDIAIITNIGKAHIGFLESVEAIALEKKAIFSRFDGNQLAFIPQKDAYASLLAQNVQGNVIFYDPATIKRLENITSLGLDGWRFSLGAEEIHFRLPGIHNFENAALAIYVAKEMGIKHTQIKQGLQAIRAGEHRNEVIKGTITVMKDCYNANPESMKAAIELITALKYSRKVLFLAEMKELGAMSASGHKELAQPIMHADVTAIFLLGKEMLFLERELKVRNFTGMIFCDSNFDTLKAHLKLYLKASDLLLIKGSRAHRLERLVTFLEEEKFLPKEEPSIHEKK from the coding sequence ATGATTCTTAGTATCCAAGAAATTAGCAAGTTATTGCATGTAAACAACTTGGCAGCTGCGGGTACGGCAAGCATTACCTCCGTAGAGATTGATAGCCGTCGCATTGAACCTGGGGCGCTCTTCATTGCATTGTCGGGTGCGCATCAAGATGGGCGTATCTATGTGGAGGAGAGCTTTAAGAAGGGCGCGAAGGCTGCCATCATTGGTAGCAGCGACGATGGCTTTGAACTCTTAGCCCAAAAAGAGCATGCTACTAAATATGGATGCGCGCTCTTTGTCGTCGACGATCCGCTCAAAGCGCTTCACATTCTTGCCAAGTGGCACTTACAAAAATTCCCTAACCTCAAAAAAATTGCTATCACGGGGAGCTCGGGTAAAACCACCGTCAAAAATCTGCTCTATAGCATCTTCTCGCAAGCCTTCCACACGCATGCTACGGCGGGAAATTTCAATAGCGAGACGGGGCTACCTCTCTCTATCTTTCATATTGAAGGCAGTCATCAAGTTACCATTTTAGAGATGGGCATGAACCACGCCGGAGAGATTGCCGATTTAGCCCAAATTGTCGAGCCCGATATCGCAATCATTACCAATATTGGCAAAGCGCATATCGGCTTTTTGGAGAGTGTCGAAGCGATTGCGCTAGAAAAAAAGGCAATTTTTAGTCGCTTTGACGGCAATCAGCTGGCCTTTATCCCCCAAAAAGATGCCTATGCCTCACTTCTTGCCCAAAATGTCCAAGGCAATGTGATTTTTTACGATCCGGCCACGATCAAACGCTTAGAAAATATCACCTCGCTTGGGCTGGATGGTTGGCGCTTTAGCCTCGGCGCAGAAGAGATTCACTTTCGCCTCCCGGGTATCCACAACTTTGAAAACGCCGCCCTTGCTATCTACGTGGCAAAAGAGATGGGCATCAAGCACACACAAATCAAACAGGGTCTGCAGGCTATCCGTGCAGGAGAACATCGCAATGAGGTCATAAAAGGCACCATCACCGTAATGAAGGATTGCTACAATGCCAATCCCGAAAGCATGAAGGCTGCCATCGAGCTGATTACTGCGCTCAAGTATAGCCGAAAGGTGCTCTTTTTGGCCGAGATGAAAGAGCTTGGCGCCATGAGTGCCAGTGGGCATAAGGAGCTTGCCCAGCCCATTATGCATGCCGATGTTACGGCGATTTTTCTTTTAGGTAAAGAGATGCTCTTTTTAGAACGCGAGCTTAAAGTACGCAATTTTACGGGAATGATCTTCTGTGATAGCAACTTTGATACCCTCAAAGCGCACCTCAAGCTCTACCTTAAAGCTAGTGATCTTCTGCTCATTAAGGGGAGTCGGGCACATCGATTAGAGCGTCTCGTTACCTTTTTAGAAGAAGAAAAATTTTTACCAAAAGAAGAGCCATCAATCCACGAAAAAAAATAA
- a CDS encoding FtsW/RodA/SpoVE family cell cycle protein, with amino-acid sequence MSALFDKQRSKIQIRIKAKRTLPRWLSEHRWIDLQRGAVDLELLLVILALILFGFVITFSGYFYFSWQQYSQKGTPLLYFISRQAIWLMLGFISMIFLSLISPRAIHKATPIFFILVLLLNLMPVFGILGQEIRGGRRWIFLGGFSFQPSELAKLALVLYLARIVNGHRERLATSFAGALRPMLMVTLLGLSVFFQNDLSTSVFLFGIAILILFMGGISLRYLVIQLAMMLGMSILAIISTPFRIQRVLLWLSGDGDLTKNGRQAILALRAIENSGIGGTGLGAGEYKLGRISLVQSDYIFAAVVEELGFLGIMSVIGLFLLLLVKAYDIGQKTKKHYTSFLAIALATTLAGQAFLNMAVVVGIFPVTGLPLPFFSAGGSNLLVSMMMCGILLNLSRKEGRT; translated from the coding sequence ATGTCGGCGCTCTTTGACAAGCAGAGAAGTAAAATACAAATTCGCATCAAAGCCAAGCGAACGCTTCCTCGCTGGCTTAGTGAGCATCGCTGGATCGATCTCCAACGCGGTGCAGTCGATCTCGAACTGCTTTTAGTCATTCTCGCGCTGATTCTCTTTGGTTTTGTCATTACCTTCTCGGGCTACTTCTACTTTTCATGGCAACAGTATAGTCAAAAAGGCACGCCCTTACTCTACTTTATCTCTCGGCAAGCGATATGGCTGATGCTTGGCTTTATCTCGATGATCTTTCTTAGTTTGATCTCTCCTCGTGCTATCCACAAAGCCACGCCTATCTTTTTTATTTTGGTGCTTTTGCTCAACTTGATGCCAGTTTTTGGGATTTTGGGACAAGAGATTCGAGGCGGTAGACGCTGGATTTTCCTCGGAGGCTTCTCCTTTCAACCTAGTGAGCTGGCCAAATTAGCCCTCGTGCTCTACTTGGCGCGCATCGTTAATGGGCATCGCGAGCGCCTCGCCACAAGCTTTGCCGGAGCGTTACGGCCAATGTTGATGGTAACCTTGCTTGGCTTGAGCGTCTTCTTTCAAAACGACCTCTCCACCTCGGTCTTTCTCTTTGGGATTGCCATTTTGATCCTCTTTATGGGCGGGATAAGTTTGCGCTATCTGGTGATCCAATTAGCAATGATGCTGGGGATGAGCATTTTGGCGATTATCTCCACACCCTTTCGTATACAACGCGTCTTACTCTGGTTGAGCGGTGATGGTGACCTCACCAAAAATGGCCGGCAAGCGATCCTCGCATTACGTGCCATTGAGAATAGTGGCATCGGTGGAACGGGCTTGGGCGCGGGAGAGTATAAGCTCGGGCGTATCAGTTTGGTGCAGTCGGACTATATCTTTGCTGCGGTAGTTGAGGAGCTTGGCTTTTTAGGCATTATGAGCGTGATTGGGCTCTTTTTGCTTCTCTTGGTCAAGGCCTATGACATCGGACAGAAGACAAAAAAGCACTACACCTCCTTTTTAGCCATCGCGCTGGCAACCACACTCGCGGGGCAAGCCTTTCTCAATATGGCGGTGGTGGTGGGCATCTTTCCGGTTACCGGATTACCCCTACCCTTCTTCTCGGCAGGAGGCAGTAACCTCTTGGTCTCGATGATGATGTGCGGGATTCTGCTCAATCTCTCGCGTAAAGAGGGGCGAACGTGA
- the rsmH gene encoding 16S rRNA (cytosine(1402)-N(4))-methyltransferase RsmH, translating to MLAILLRTKRKRPISKNSYQGHYSVLKEESIVTLQPTSASGIWIDGTLGEAGHASYALSSYPSISLIGLDADPQMLQRAHTNLIPYAGRYQLVNQFFDDYFAHYPPNQAPPSTILLDLGISMFHYKGAARGFSYDDESSLDMRLNPSGESAYDLLLTKSESDLASIFWRYGEEKESRRIAKAIVHQRKSAPITSAKELSNLIKSVIKPKPTQYLHPAAKVFQALRIAVNHELSRLERMLPLAFSRLETNGKLGIITFHSLEDRIVKHFFKELTKSCQCPDNQLRCTCLGAYAKQISPKGITATPQEIAENPASRSARLRVIQKIRPYPKE from the coding sequence ATGCTAGCAATACTATTGCGGACAAAGAGGAAGCGCCCTATCAGCAAGAATTCCTATCAAGGACACTATTCGGTACTAAAAGAAGAGTCGATTGTTACTCTACAACCTACTTCGGCTTCAGGTATCTGGATTGATGGTACCCTCGGCGAGGCAGGGCACGCAAGCTATGCGCTAAGCTCCTATCCAAGCATCAGCCTGATTGGGCTAGATGCCGACCCACAGATGCTCCAACGCGCCCATACCAACCTCATACCTTATGCAGGGCGCTATCAATTGGTCAATCAATTTTTTGACGACTACTTCGCCCACTATCCACCCAACCAAGCTCCCCCCAGCACGATACTTTTAGATCTAGGTATTAGTATGTTCCACTACAAAGGCGCAGCGCGTGGCTTCTCCTACGACGACGAATCCTCCCTCGACATGCGCCTAAACCCCAGTGGAGAGAGCGCCTACGATCTCCTCCTCACCAAAAGCGAAAGCGATCTTGCTTCTATCTTCTGGCGCTACGGCGAAGAGAAAGAGAGCAGACGCATCGCCAAAGCCATCGTACACCAACGCAAAAGCGCCCCCATCACCAGCGCCAAAGAGCTAAGCAATCTCATCAAGTCCGTCATCAAACCCAAACCAACGCAATACCTTCACCCCGCCGCCAAGGTCTTTCAGGCGTTGCGCATCGCGGTCAATCACGAGCTCTCTCGCCTCGAACGCATGCTGCCCCTTGCCTTCTCTCGCCTAGAGACCAATGGCAAATTAGGCATCATCACCTTCCACAGCCTCGAAGATCGTATCGTCAAACACTTCTTCAAAGAGCTCACAAAATCATGCCAATGTCCCGATAATCAACTTAGATGCACCTGCCTTGGCGCCTATGCCAAGCAGATAAGCCCTAAAGGCATCACTGCCACGCCTCAAGAGATAGCAGAAAATCCTGCCTCGCGAAGCGCTCGCCTGCGCGTTATCCAAAAAATTCGCCCCTACCCTAAGGAGTAA
- the mraY gene encoding phospho-N-acetylmuramoyl-pentapeptide-transferase, with translation MLFWLGEQFLQDFPPLRVLSYISFRGIFAAITALLISFIVSPSIIRALKRFKLGQSVRTDGPQDHLIKSGTPTMGGVIMIVSILIATLLWQRFDSFYTWIILLSLLGFGALGFVDDYLKIKLKNSDGVSAKMKIIVQVGLSLLIVALIKAHVMAHMHDDVPSLGENFSLLYLPFFKEAVIDLGWVYFPFVMVILIGTSNATNLTDGLDGLLTGLLIFAFGAFMVIAYISGRADFSSYLNIPHIQGSSELVIPAMAIIGACIGFLWYNSHPAEIFMGDVGSLAFGATLGIFSIILKKEILLIIIGGVFVMEALSVMIQVGYFRYTKKRYGTGRRILRMAPLHHHFEITWKEARSDQSKPWSETKVVIRFWILGILFTLFALATLKLQ, from the coding sequence ATGCTATTTTGGCTAGGAGAGCAATTTTTACAAGATTTTCCCCCCTTACGCGTACTTAGTTACATCTCGTTTCGCGGGATTTTTGCCGCCATCACCGCGCTACTGATCAGTTTTATTGTTAGCCCCAGCATTATTCGCGCGCTAAAACGCTTCAAATTAGGCCAATCCGTACGCACCGATGGTCCACAAGATCACCTCATTAAGAGTGGTACGCCCACGATGGGTGGGGTTATCATGATTGTTAGCATCCTCATCGCGACGCTCCTGTGGCAACGCTTCGATAGTTTCTATACGTGGATTATTCTCCTTTCTCTTCTTGGATTTGGCGCGCTGGGGTTTGTCGATGACTACCTCAAGATCAAATTGAAAAATTCTGACGGTGTCTCGGCAAAAATGAAGATCATTGTGCAAGTAGGCCTCTCATTACTCATCGTTGCACTGATCAAAGCCCACGTGATGGCGCACATGCACGACGACGTGCCTAGCTTGGGCGAGAATTTTTCGCTACTCTATCTTCCCTTCTTCAAAGAGGCAGTGATCGATTTAGGCTGGGTCTACTTTCCTTTCGTGATGGTCATCTTGATCGGCACAAGCAATGCCACCAACCTTACCGATGGCTTGGACGGACTCCTCACTGGTCTCTTGATCTTTGCCTTTGGTGCCTTTATGGTCATCGCCTACATCTCTGGACGTGCCGACTTCTCCAGCTATCTGAACATCCCACATATTCAAGGAAGCAGTGAGTTGGTCATCCCTGCGATGGCGATTATCGGGGCGTGTATTGGCTTTTTATGGTACAACTCACACCCTGCCGAGATCTTTATGGGTGATGTGGGATCACTTGCCTTTGGTGCAACTTTGGGCATCTTCTCGATTATCCTTAAAAAAGAGATCTTACTGATTATTATTGGTGGGGTCTTTGTGATGGAAGCGCTCTCGGTGATGATTCAAGTTGGCTACTTTCGCTACACCAAAAAACGTTATGGTACGGGCAGACGTATCTTACGTATGGCGCCCTTGCATCATCACTTTGAAATTACGTGGAAAGAGGCGCGTAGTGATCAAAGCAAACCTTGGAGCGAGACCAAAGTGGTGATTCGCTTCTGGATTTTGGGGATTCTCTTTACGCTATTTGCCTTGGCGACACTCAAGTTGCAGTAG
- the ftsZ gene encoding cell division protein FtsZ, which yields MNRLNMTVVESSTTPSQSNDETLGTTRIKVIGAGGGGCNAIDHMIRTHIEGVDFVAINTDMQALSRCLAPQKIALGQKLTGGLGAGGNPDVGSRAAQEDKEAIRQVIDGAHMVFLTTGLGGGTGTGSLPIVASLAKESGALTVAIVTLPFSFEGARKMNIAREGLEELRKNSDALIVVPNQKLLEVSDHKATFKEAFAKVDNLLCIGVKGVVDLITNTGYLNVDFADVRKMLSFKGEALMGMGIGKGDNRAIDALKAALNSPLVENNDISGAHGLLVNITAGTDFGIYEGDELMSALSERISENTERKMGLVIDENLIDEVHVTIIATGFNREEPRVIERGNRTFTTVGGQKPKPVAPLEPEITDLDTAPHRAMQSRPAPVHSETFAPEPERTPSARKANVIDSNEWESITKGRRQKNEEKIELDESVPSYLRHLGEGF from the coding sequence ATGAATCGCCTAAACATGACTGTGGTGGAGAGTTCGACTACCCCCAGCCAATCTAACGATGAAACCCTAGGTACCACGCGTATCAAGGTTATTGGTGCCGGTGGCGGTGGGTGTAATGCCATCGATCACATGATTCGCACCCATATCGAAGGGGTTGATTTTGTCGCCATTAACACCGACATGCAAGCCCTTTCGCGGTGTCTTGCCCCACAAAAGATCGCGCTTGGACAAAAATTAACCGGCGGATTAGGTGCCGGTGGTAATCCTGATGTAGGAAGCCGTGCCGCCCAAGAGGATAAAGAGGCGATCCGGCAAGTCATCGATGGCGCGCATATGGTCTTTTTAACCACCGGTCTTGGGGGGGGAACGGGCACCGGTAGTCTCCCGATCGTCGCATCACTGGCGAAGGAGTCGGGGGCGTTGACCGTCGCCATTGTTACCCTGCCCTTTAGCTTTGAAGGCGCAAGAAAGATGAACATTGCCCGCGAGGGTCTTGAGGAGCTACGTAAAAATAGCGATGCACTTATCGTTGTCCCCAATCAAAAATTATTAGAAGTCTCCGACCACAAAGCCACCTTCAAAGAGGCGTTTGCGAAGGTCGACAACTTGCTATGTATCGGAGTTAAGGGCGTGGTCGATCTTATTACCAACACAGGTTATCTCAATGTCGATTTTGCCGACGTGCGAAAAATGCTCTCCTTTAAAGGCGAAGCGCTCATGGGGATGGGTATCGGCAAGGGCGATAATCGCGCCATCGATGCCCTAAAAGCAGCGCTCAATTCGCCTTTGGTAGAAAACAACGATATTTCAGGCGCACACGGGCTACTAGTCAATATTACGGCAGGAACTGATTTTGGTATCTACGAAGGTGATGAGTTGATGAGCGCATTGAGCGAGCGTATCAGTGAGAACACCGAACGCAAAATGGGCTTGGTTATCGACGAGAATCTCATCGACGAAGTACACGTAACCATCATTGCCACAGGATTTAACCGCGAAGAACCACGGGTCATTGAGCGAGGTAATCGTACCTTTACCACCGTCGGCGGGCAAAAACCCAAGCCCGTTGCGCCACTTGAACCAGAAATTACCGATCTCGATACCGCGCCTCATCGCGCTATGCAATCGCGCCCTGCGCCTGTTCACAGCGAAACATTTGCCCCCGAACCCGAACGCACGCCTTCGGCGCGAAAAGCCAATGTCATCGATAGCAACGAGTGGGAGAGCATTACCAAGGGCAGACGTCAAAAAAATGAGGAGAAGATCGAGCTTGATGAGAGCGTACCTAGCTACTTACGGCACCTAGGCGAAGGGTTCTAA
- the ftsA gene encoding cell division protein FtsA, which yields MSEYSKNQDVYVAIDLGSATMKAVAAFYDEFQRPTKVAVVRRDTAGIRKGAILNLEASVHAIEDLLSQLEAESGSEIHHCFVGFSGEHIQAQNSDGVANVGLRGKPRSISVEDVEKVMDSAQAVPLADNREIAAIIPLNYRIDNHLITREPLNIQAVRLEARIHIITAPGSLLNNLEQAVRSAGRSVQALIYSPLACAYAVLSKVERTEGVILIEMGASTTKIAFFIDEQPHYNSVLPIGASSLTRDLAEVEKIPLALAEQLKIEHGICYRGLLGNEIRQIPIPPFGGRGAEMMLESKMCDILQARMTDIANATKRRLEKSGWLYKAKSIVIAGGGSQLPGASELFARIFDLSARSAYVMGVEGLDDEESLAQYGTVWGLLKQPEYLQKEIQRQNFSDEAPAQPDLPHSLYPEENFFEEERLSAKKRKKESKPKKKSTLNWIKENFF from the coding sequence GTGAGTGAATATAGCAAAAATCAAGATGTCTATGTGGCCATCGATTTAGGCTCGGCCACCATGAAGGCGGTAGCTGCATTCTATGACGAATTTCAGCGCCCCACCAAGGTTGCGGTAGTGCGTCGTGATACCGCGGGCATTCGTAAGGGGGCTATTCTCAATTTAGAGGCGAGCGTGCATGCCATTGAAGATCTCTTGAGTCAATTGGAAGCAGAGTCTGGATCAGAAATCCATCACTGCTTTGTTGGCTTCTCTGGCGAACATATTCAAGCCCAAAATTCCGATGGCGTTGCCAATGTCGGTCTACGTGGTAAACCTCGATCTATCTCGGTAGAAGATGTAGAGAAGGTCATGGACTCTGCCCAAGCCGTCCCCTTAGCCGACAATCGCGAGATAGCCGCGATTATTCCGCTCAATTATCGCATCGACAACCACCTCATTACCCGAGAGCCACTCAACATTCAAGCCGTACGGTTAGAGGCGCGTATCCACATCATCACCGCTCCCGGTAGCTTGCTGAATAATCTAGAACAAGCCGTGCGATCGGCAGGGCGAAGCGTGCAAGCGCTCATCTATTCGCCCTTGGCCTGCGCCTATGCGGTGCTCTCTAAAGTGGAGCGCACGGAAGGAGTTATTCTCATTGAGATGGGGGCGAGTACCACCAAAATCGCTTTTTTTATCGACGAACAACCTCACTACAACAGCGTACTACCTATCGGTGCATCCTCGCTCACCAGAGATCTTGCCGAAGTGGAGAAGATCCCCCTTGCTCTTGCCGAACAACTCAAAATTGAACATGGGATCTGCTATCGTGGATTGTTGGGCAATGAAATTCGCCAAATTCCCATCCCACCCTTCGGCGGCCGTGGGGCAGAGATGATGCTAGAGAGCAAAATGTGCGATATCCTCCAAGCCAGAATGACCGACATCGCGAATGCAACGAAACGTCGATTGGAAAAGAGCGGTTGGCTCTACAAAGCCAAGTCGATTGTGATTGCCGGCGGAGGAAGCCAACTGCCCGGTGCAAGCGAACTCTTTGCGCGCATCTTCGATCTCTCGGCACGATCCGCCTATGTGATGGGCGTGGAAGGCCTTGATGACGAAGAGAGCCTTGCCCAATACGGCACCGTCTGGGGGCTACTCAAACAACCAGAATATCTCCAAAAAGAGATTCAACGCCAAAACTTCTCCGACGAAGCACCCGCCCAACCCGATCTCCCCCACTCGCTCTATCCCGAAGAGAATTTCTTTGAAGAAGAGCGCCTATCGGCAAAAAAACGCAAAAAAGAGAGTAAGCCCAAGAAAAAAAGTACGCTAAATTGGATAAAAGAGAACTTTTTTTAA
- a CDS encoding MGH1-like glycoside hydrolase domain-containing protein, giving the protein MIALKKGVPRIHYYNQDFVDLYVRSWNLIDAQWARGTKASGFEGSMFHQKDKVDISVTDACFSSFYLVYSNKVYSAFATLDAIYAKQELSGAIRSHYNFTTGEAILAENNPLGLAPPIFAWVEFDIYHKIGIKKRVKDVLPILGDYFNWLDQVAFDETLGLYHAPLSASIMVDCKPRKDALYLIDFNCQQALNALYMSYLADIMNDKELSFRYKKRYFMLKTKINALMWSEDAGFYFDLDESGNQIKARTLAAYWALLAELPTEENADRLIAHLHDPDGFATPNPFPSIAVNESDFNAKGDGFNGGVYPELTYIVIKGLEKFKKFEFAREAAAKHIYFILDRMHPDGDGVGHFWQSYQPLSDGIAWVGDGKENANQKDILTMVCLATITLMIENIVGLIISLPRKTVDWIVPTLELMGIENLSLKRNIISILCVKNHRQSWEIRLKSEKLYYFTVNLVNIKKKTLPIPSGQCSMLIEKL; this is encoded by the coding sequence ATGATTGCACTAAAAAAAGGTGTGCCACGTATCCATTACTACAACCAAGACTTTGTCGACTTATACGTGCGAAGTTGGAACTTGATCGATGCCCAATGGGCACGCGGCACCAAAGCGAGCGGGTTTGAGGGGTCGATGTTTCACCAGAAAGATAAAGTAGATATCTCGGTAACCGATGCCTGTTTCTCCTCTTTTTATCTGGTGTACTCTAACAAGGTTTACTCCGCGTTTGCCACCCTTGATGCTATTTACGCCAAACAGGAACTATCCGGAGCGATCCGTAGCCACTACAACTTTACCACTGGCGAAGCGATTCTTGCTGAGAATAATCCTTTAGGGTTAGCCCCGCCAATTTTTGCGTGGGTAGAGTTTGATATTTATCATAAAATTGGTATTAAAAAGCGGGTTAAAGATGTGCTACCGATCCTTGGCGATTACTTTAACTGGCTCGATCAAGTGGCCTTTGATGAGACGCTTGGTCTCTATCATGCGCCATTATCTGCCTCGATTATGGTGGATTGTAAACCGCGAAAAGATGCGCTCTATCTTATCGATTTTAATTGCCAACAGGCGCTTAATGCGCTCTATATGTCGTATCTTGCTGACATTATGAATGACAAGGAGCTCTCGTTTCGTTATAAAAAGCGCTACTTTATGCTCAAGACAAAAATCAATGCGCTGATGTGGTCAGAAGATGCTGGATTTTACTTTGATTTAGATGAGAGTGGCAATCAAATTAAGGCGCGTACGCTTGCCGCTTACTGGGCGCTTTTAGCCGAACTTCCCACCGAGGAGAATGCCGATCGCCTGATTGCTCATTTACACGATCCCGATGGTTTTGCTACGCCCAACCCTTTCCCTAGCATCGCGGTAAACGAGAGCGATTTCAATGCTAAGGGTGATGGCTTTAATGGCGGGGTCTATCCCGAACTTACTTATATCGTGATTAAGGGCTTGGAGAAGTTTAAAAAATTTGAATTTGCGCGCGAGGCTGCGGCCAAGCACATTTACTTTATCCTCGATCGGATGCATCCCGATGGCGATGGTGTGGGACATTTTTGGCAGAGCTATCAACCCCTTAGCGACGGCATTGCTTGGGTGGGGGATGGCAAGGAGAATGCCAACCAAAAAGATATCTTAACGATGGTTTGTCTTGCCACAATTACGCTCATGATTGAGAATATTGTGGGGCTGATTATTAGTCTGCCACGCAAAACGGTCGACTGGATTGTGCCGACACTGGAGCTTATGGGTATTGAAAATTTGAGTCTAAAACGTAATATTATTAGCATTTTATGTGTGAAAAATCATCGTCAAAGCTGGGAAATTCGCCTCAAGAGCGAGAAGCTTTACTACTTTACGGTCAATCTTGTCAACATAAAAAAGAAGACGCTTCCCATTCCTTCTGGGCAATGTTCAATGCTCATCGAGAAGCTTTAA